Within the Candidatus Binatus sp. genome, the region ATGAATCGGCGGGCGATCAGTACTTCGATGCGACGCGTTGTGCAAATTTCGATGAAGGTAGGCAAAGTGCTGCGTTGTATACTGAGATGATGGATTGGGATCGCGACTTCATAGCGCCACGCCGCAGCTATCTTGGCCGAATTGGCCTCGACACCGACTACTACAGCATCCTGCTTCAGCTCAGCGATGCGCTGTCCGAGTAGTCCAAAGCCGCAACAAAGATCGAGAAAATGGCTGCCGCGGGCTCGCTCCAAGATCAGCGCCGCGATCCTATCGTCGATGCGCGGATAGTTGCCCGTGCGCTTCCAGCGTTCTAGTTGATCGAACAACTGAATCTCACTCGTCCAGGTCAAATCAAGACGACTCCACCTTTGCCCAGCTCAACGAGAACGTCGTTGCAGTACCCCCCGACCTGACCCATCCAATCTCCGAGCGAACTCAGGGGCGGCAGATTTGACCTACTTCGTCTCACTCCGTGCAGTCCCAGTCGGGCTTATGAGTTCAGATTTGGTACTCGCCCGTATGCCGCCGGTGGCGGCGCCTGGTGAAGTATCGACGCATCGGCGGGAACACCAGACCGAAGCGCCGCTCAAGTATCGAGAGCACAATCAGCGCTGCAGTACTGAGCACGGCCGGAAAAATCGCGCCGAACTTTCGATCCGGGTCAGTGAACACCATTTGGAAGGATATAAAGAACATGAAGTAGCCAAATATCCGGCGCATAACCGGCACCGGGATGCGATCGACGTAGAAAGCGCCAATGAAGGCGCCGAATACGAACCCGAGGCAGACAAAGCCAACGACCGAAAAATTTATGAGTCCCTTGCGATAATATTCCAGCGCTGCGAACAAGCCGATCGGCGGTACCAGCACCGCCAGTGAGGTACCTTGGGCCTGTTGCTGGGAGAAGCCGAACAGGAAGATCAACGCTGGGACCAGAAAAACCCCGCCGCCAAGTCCCAGCACACCGCTGAGTATCCCTATCGCCAGTCCGAGCGCTAACAGCGGCATTGTCAAACTCCTGACGCCTGGATCCTCTCCAGACCATTATGTAGATGTTTCGGACCTGGCCCCGCACGCGCCTGAGCAAACATGCGACGGCGCAAGTTCCAGACGACACACCAAGCCGATGCTAGGCTTTCAGTTCGTACAGGACAGCGAAATCGTCATCGATCGGCAGCCGCCGGAAATGCTTGAATCCCGCGCGCTCAGCCAACTCGCGCGCCTTGACCTCGCCCATCGCCGCGCCGATTCCCGCGCCGCCGTGAGCGAGCGAGGTCGTCATGCAGTACATGGTGCTGATCGAGTAAACCATTTTGCCGAGAGCGCTATGATTCTCCTCGGGCTTCGACGACACATTGATCTCCTGCACCAGGTAGGTGCCGCCGGGGGCCAGCGCGCGGCGAATCGAGTTCATCAGGCCGACCGGATCGACCGCGTCATGGACCACGTCGAAGGTAGTAATGAAATCGAATTTCGAGTCCGGCAGGGTGACGCAATCGCCGACCTCGAATGCGACGCGGTCGCCGACTCCGGCGGCGCGCGCGTTGCGGCGCGCGCGCTCGATCGACT harbors:
- a CDS encoding class I SAM-dependent methyltransferase; the encoded protein is MFDQLERWKRTGNYPRIDDRIAALILERARGSHFLDLCCGFGLLGQRIAELKQDAVVVGVEANSAKIAAAWRYEVAIPIHHLSIQRSTLPTFIEICTTRRIEVLIARRFIPELFKRDLELGRDFVTMLAYSTDVNDVFLESMARTKPAKSARSCIDKEVALFEPFYYETKRTGAAAHLERSIRQPNKSGASVK
- a CDS encoding sulfite exporter TauE/SafE family protein codes for the protein MPLLALGLAIGILSGVLGLGGGVFLVPALIFLFGFSQQQAQGTSLAVLVPPIGLFAALEYYRKGLINFSVVGFVCLGFVFGAFIGAFYVDRIPVPVMRRIFGYFMFFISFQMVFTDPDRKFGAIFPAVLSTAALIVLSILERRFGLVFPPMRRYFTRRRHRRHTGEYQI